The sequence TAACGGCAGCATCCTGCTCCCTTTTTGTTTTCTGCGGTAACTCCGCAAAAAAGAGGTCAAAGTGGTTGACCCACAGTTGCACAGATGGCGCAACAGCCTCAAAGGCAAACATAAACATTCTAATTAGCACTGAAAAGAGACCTCGAGAGGCATCAGAAGCAAGTTATCTAGATACACAAAGGTGGGATGTTGTTGCAACAAGTCATCAAGTGGGTATTGCAGCTGGCAAATCCGTCTTCTTTATAATTACTGTCATCGCACCGCCAAGAGGTGGTGCTTAAAAGCCAGAAACTCGTCTTGGTCTTCGGATTCGTTCTACaaaaaacgagctgcaagtgCAAGTCTCTCGATATTTTCTCTGGAGAAACGTCTGCTTATCGAATGATTTCTAATTAACAGGAAATGATAGAGGCAGATCTAGGTAGTTTAAATTAAGTCGACTGGGTTTTCAGATGGTACAGGGAGCTTAGGCAGGAGGGTCCGAttaatgataatatttaaCAGAACAGAACCTCTACTTAAGTTTAAAGCGATTTCTTCATAAAACGTATCATAAACTTTATTTCCGTTCTCAGCACTATTATATTCAGATAAGTAAACTGTAAGCCGCAAACCAGTGGAGTTTATTAAAAtgctaatattattttctacaaatattaacaaatataCCTTACGCTATTATTAAATCCAATCCAATAAATCTTTTACTTATCAATTTTGTTTTCCCTACAGTAATTTTATTTACCTTTTTATCGAATTGTAAACCAATCGGTTTAATTGATATTCTccacaaatattaaaaaaaaattaagtattTGTAACCACATAACTCCGCTTCACGTGATTTAGACACCTGTTCCGCTCTTAGCCGTTAATGAcaattttttacaaatttacTTTAAAATGTCTGAGGCGCGtgatacataaataaaatttgtttgcAATCCAAGAAGAAACATTCAGGGAAAAACCAGTTACTTAGTGCCGCGCAGAGACCGCtgtaaaatgtaatatataaGCCGGAGATTAATTGCCATGTTTGGGGGGTGGTGAGTACAGCAGGTGGGatgggtaaaaaaaaaataaagaaaaaatgtttGACAGATGCAGCCACGAAGTCAGCACAAGTGGCTTGGAATTAATTATCTAACTATTCGGATTCGGAATGTTGCACAGATGTGCGCACGATAGTGTGCTTAGAAAAACATCTTTCAAAGATTTCGACTGCTTTTTGCTGCGgttattttgtaatatttatttggcTATTGAGCACGTTTTGAAGGTTGCTTTTTGCACGCCGAACAGGtgaattatataaataaataaccatTTGAAGAGCCTAAAAATCATCGTTAGTCATTTAGCCGCCAAAAGAAACACAAAATAAATGCCTTTCTCCCACAATTTATATCTGCAAGTGCCTTCATTGAAATGTTCAATAAAGCAGGTATTGCgtaagaaaagaaaacaagCCACAAAATACAAAAGCCAGGtcgaaaaaaaatcaaaagcCAAACAAAAATGAGACAAAATGAGAGCTACTTGGGAGCAAGTGCTCGAAAAAAAGAAGAAGGTGAAGACAATTGGTTCGGAAATATTTCACCGGCTGCCAATGCCCTTATCCACGGCAATTAGCTTGGAAGAAGAAAAAAACATGCCATATACTAAACGTACAGGTAGTGCTTCAAATAGGAAGAGCAAATGAGGCAACGGAAAttcaaattacaaaatttaCAAGCCGTTAAATAGGGAAAAAAACATGCAATTGCGCGTGGCCAAAACAAAGGCCCAAGCCAAAAGCTTTATCAGGCGGAAGAGTTTCGAATATTGACCAGAGACCGAGAGACCCACCAATATCCATATGGGTAATGCATGACCATGGACGGGCCTCAAAGCCTCGAACTCGGGCAACTTTCTCCATTAACTGCGAGTATTTATTAGTTTGGTATGCACAAGACAAACTCTGGGCTTCAGTTGAGCTAGAAACGCTGGAGTACTGGAATGCCTCTGACTAATGGCCATATATGTGTGTTCCAGACTGTTGCCGAGTGGTTTCTTGGATAGGTCAGGTTTCTGGGCTAGGTCAGTTACGGTTTGGTAACTTTTTTTGAGGTCACTGTAGCTCCTATTAATTGATGGTTAGGGAATATTATATACCGACTTAaattcttattaaaaaaatattgcattGACTTAcagattaaaaaaataatgccagattaaaaaaaattaagccAAATTTAGAATTATAATGATaagatataaataaaaatagaagATCATTAAAACTcttttggtttttaattttccgtAAACTTTTATTGCAATTACCCACATTTCTTACAGGCAATTTTCCCATCAACTGCGCTCTTTCAATCAACAACAACTAATTTTAACTAATTTGCAATTTGTTTTGGTCagttaaaaataattaactttTTCTGTAGTGGCTAGGCAAAGCCCAGCACGCGTTTCAGCCATTTCCAATAAAATGGAACCTCAGCTTAGATCGGCTAATTTAAATCCGGATCTAATTGCAAGCAGACAATTTATATAAGATGCAATTTTGATTAGTTGCAAAGTGGGTAATAACCACAGCCAGTCGCACATCGATAAACCCATAAAATTAACATACAATTTTCATGGTTTTTATGTTCAGATATAAAACAATGAGCCCATTTGCATAGGTTGAAGTAGAATGGTAGTCCGTAGAAGAGAACACACTGTTGCTGGGCGAAATAAAAGTCAGTTGTTCTCACGTTACGAAATGGAAACCAGGTTGAAGGCCTCTCGCCGAAATGGAAAACTACTTAATTAGACGAAATGGAATCAAATTGTGCAAAATGACAATTGTAAGCGACAAATTCCATATACAAAATACAGTCAAAATTGATCAAAATCGATGCAAAGCATTTCCAATCAGTGATTTTGCATAAAACCCAGCGACTCATCCAAGCGGAAATGCATTGGGTGGGGCAAATCAGATCCATGCCTAGTCAGACTTGTTTTTCGAATCAGTTTTAGGCCGAACTTGGGGGGTTAGGCCACTCCGCTCTGGATTTGTCAGAATTCTATCAGGTTTGCTGGTTTAATAGGTGTCTAAGTACTCCCAAATTAAGTCAAGCCGAAATCGGACTTAAGTTCCTATTGACAAAGTTCTGACTTACGAATTCTTCATTTATAATTTAGAATAAAAACAAACTATTTTAAATAGGTTCTAACTGATAAAAAAGTGtataaaatttgattttttagacagctataaaaaagtttttatcaCATTTTTAACACCTAAACTGTTTAGTTACTTTTTagcgaaaattaaaattaataagcTAAATGAATAGATTTCGTtgatataataatttttaaaaaacagaAATGACTTCGAACAAAGATTTcggaaaacattttaaaatatttaaattactCTAATggattttaaaatcaatttaatataataaacttattttttttagctaTCCAAATATGTCTGTGCTGCGAGCACTCCTTCTGCTGGCCCTGAGTGCCACCGTGGCGCTGGCCCAGCGTCGTCTGGCCCTTCCCGATCCAAGGAGCTGTGCCAACCGGGTGCGCCATGCCAGCTATCGAGATGCCCGGGGCGTGTCCCACTCGTACTTCTTCAGCTGGGAGCATGCTCCCACTCGCAGTCTGGAGGTGGATTGGCTGGATGCAAGGAACATCTGCCGTCGGCACTGCATGGACGCCGTTTCCCTGGAGACGCCGCAGGAGAATGACTTTGTAAAGCAGCGGATCTCCCGGGGCAATGTGCGATACATCTGGACCTCGGGCAGGAAATGCAACTTCGCCGGCTGCGACAGGCCCGATCTGCAGCCCCCCAACGAGAACGGATGGTTCTGGTCGGGATCGGGGGCCAAGATTGGACCCACCTCGCAGAGGAACACCGGCGACTGGTCGGCAACGGGTGGATACCAGCAGCCGCAGCCCGACAATCGGGAGGCCGCCCAGGGCAACGACGAGAGCTGCCTGTCCATACTGAACAACTTCTACAACGATGGCATCAAGTGGCACGACGTGGCCTGCCACCACATCAAGCCATTCGTGTGCGAGGACTCTGACGAGCTGCTGAACTTCGTCCGCTCCCGGAATCCCAATGTCCGCTTGTAATTCTAACTAGCCTTAGCCTGAGGGAGATGATTaaaatttacatatttatGTAGCCTTAAACGGAACATTGATTGGTTGATCGATTGATTGTTTGACTCATTGACTGTTCAATCCAACATTGATGGCTTCCAAAAAAACGCCTAACATTCGTTTGTTCGGTTTAGTTCGCAGCAAAAGTTCTATAAGCAAAATTTGTAATAACATTTCTGTGTCGATCCGCGCATGATAAACAAAattgttaaataattttaaaaattgttaataaatacaaattgaaCCCAACAGTGAAAGACTTTTGGCTTAAACATTTAAtgcatatatttttatttagttcTTTATACGATTTCACTAGAAAATGCatgtatgtaaatatatatccATAGATCTGTTTAATAGGTATTTCCTTTATCTGAATACTTTGGTAAGTTCTGTTGCTTGCGGGAACTTATTCGTCTAGTTGTTAACACTAAGTCTAATTTCATTTACGTTTAggaataattaaattattaaacgaTTCTTTAGCCATTTCGAGTTTAGAAGAAGACACAAAGTTAGCAGATTTTATCTAATAAAGTAACTGGTACAGGTTGCATAGAGTTGTGCATCATTAGCCGATATCCTAccaaattcaaaatttaatctggcaaaataaaattaaaataataataggcaagcttaaaagtaaatttaaaaatagtttctGGTTCCATTTTTTGTCAGGCAtgctttgaaaaaatatacaatcatattatattatttataatgtgaaataataataaatcaaATTGTTTAACATAAAAATCTAACAACAAACAATAGGGAATTTAAAACTTATTCGTAAAGCTTAGTCATAGAAATTAACAAGTGATTTCGGTTAACTGGAACTTATGGAACTGGTCGTTTAGCACAGAATATATAGTTCGGTTATCGGTTATGAATGGTGTGTGGAGTTCTGTGTGTTTATGTGGGAACTGTGGTGGTGGGTGTTGTTGCTGGTATTTTGCTCAACAAAATACGGTCCTAAAAAGGGAGAATTACAAACTCGTTAATACATAATGGAAAAGCATTGGGAAGGGTCACAGAACGTATGGTTAGATAAGCCAAATTTTGTCATGAAGCGCTTACGGTTAGTTTTTGGGTCGGATTAATAGCCATCAAATCTGGGTTTATTTTAAGGGGTTAGTCACATGCGCATTCCCTTAGCCGAGATTCAAACCGTTAAGCCCCAAATCGAGCTTTACCTGCCGCaagataatttttaaattcaacgACAACATCAAACAAAGGAACACCTGTGAGTCTATGTTACGTCTACGTTGTGGTTACGCTAACACATTACGATCTCTACACAGAATCGTGTTATTTGAACTCTTCAATACTTGGTTTGTTAAGTTAGCTGTGCGTGTGGGTGACTGAGTTTCAGAATTTTGGTATCTTTTTTGTTATGATTTTGTTGAACTTAAGCAgtacttgagttattggaggCGCCACTGATCGCATTGAACAAAGCCATGCTGTTGCGTTGGTTTATGCTGTCGGCATCGTCGCCGAGCGGCTGGAAGGACTCGTCGTCGAGCAACTCACTGAGCGCCTGGCACAGCTTCTCGtagttctccttcagcacaTGGTGGTACTCCTTCTGGTCCGCGCTGATAATCCGCTCGTTGAGGAACAGGGCCTTTTGGCAGACCACAATGAAGTCGCTAAAAGGAAAAGGTGCCATTTAATAGATAACTTTTTAATACTGTAGAAAAAAGATTTGAACTGAGTTCCTTGGACTTATTATCAAGAAATAAGATAATAAAGGGCACGCTGGGCCAAGCTTGTGGTTGGTTACTAAGAAAACATACCGAAAGACATCCTTAAGATCTGCGACGCGATCCAATGAGAAGTTATTCACCACCTTTGCATCGAGGAAGGCATGGGCGTAGGCCAAAGGACCCGCATTTACCGTCACCGCCACACTTCCCTGCAGGCGCAGCTGCAACTTCTTCACATCGGCTGGTGGCAGAATGATCTCCTCCAGCTCTGAAACCTTGGATTGCATCTCATCGATGGCCACCTCGATGGGACTTAGTTCGATGATTTCGCGGGATTTTACGGGTATACGTTTGAGCACGTAGGGGAAGGAATATTGAGCTGCGAAGATTGAATAGTTAATAATGGATGACAATCTTACAGAAGATTATTCTTACTTTTTATAACCGTCTTGCGTTTCCATTGTTCTTCTACGCTGCCACGGGCTGCTCCCGATTTGGTGAACGGCGTTTCGTACATAAACGTGTCCACGTCATGATTTTGCTCGAATTCATTGAGCCTTTGGTCAAGCTCATCCTTGGAGAAGAACGGAATCACATGGGTGACTTGTATATAGGCAAGTTTGGCATCCAATTCGTCTACTTTAACCTAAAATATTAAGATGGATTTATGAAATTATATAATCAGTTTCATTAAGATGTACAAGTTCTATAATTTTTTCGTTAAAAATAGTAAATGCAAGGAATTGGTGGAACCTCTAAGGTGTCATATGGTgatgtttttaaaaacaatagaATATTACTGCTAAGAAATCGTGatatatacatttaattttaatcgAAATATATGAAAAACCACCTCATAACACTGAATGCTTAATCCCGATGAGAGGGTTTGCTATGCACGTTACTTTGAATCGAGTCGTCACACAAataaatatcagaatatcacTCTCCACCCTCAACTGATGTAGTTCAAACAACTCAACAACTTTACTAGGCACTAGTAAattgtttgttatttttatacatCAACCACTCTTCGCACACTAGAGCCGCAATAGAATCCAAATTTTGTATTTCGCGTTCAGAATTTTGGCACAAACCACCAGTTCACCAGATCGCCGGAAACCCAGGCAGTGATAACCAGGTACCCATCTGTTTCCGTTATGGAGCAGATCTTCGCATTCCCGTCCCATGGGATGGGTCTGGGTTTGGTCCAGATGCCGCTTCAGAACACGGTTCCGACTGCTGCGGAATACTCCCTCAACCCGAACGCGGTGGAGTTCGTGCCCTCGTATCGCCAGAGATCGGAGTTACCAAGTACCGAGACCAAAACGGAGGCGACCTCCACAACCACATTGCTTCATCCCGAAATCGTTGGGGATGCCGTGAATCGTGTGGATAATGGATTCCAAGTAAAGCGCCAGCTCTTTGATTTACTCAGCCAACTGGGAGATGAACAAATGCCCCTGGACGAGATCTCAGTGGGTTTGTTACCACGTGGCCAGGGTCTCACCATGACTTTCACCACAAAACAGGCGGACCAGCAGCTACAGCCTCCGGATCCAATGAGTTCGATCATCCATGAGCGCCAGAGCCTTCAGCTGGCTGTGGGCGATCAGCAAAAGCTGGCCAGCCGACCGGAAAGCGTCCTGGTGGCCCAGTTTCTAATCCGAGTTAACGATATTCTCAGCGAGAAGTATGAATACAGCGGAGATGTATCCGTCTGTCCCAAGTGCACTCTATGCTCCAATCGTAGCTACACTGAGCTGGAAATCGAGCACCAGATCGAAGGCATTAAGGCCTTCGAGAAGTTCTTCACCTTCACAGAATCAACGCGCTACCAGGACTTGGTTTCCCACAAGGCCTTCAAAGAACTTTGCCACAAGCTTGGCTTGATCGTTAGCCGTGATCAGATACACATTAATCGAGCTGATAGTAGGGTGAGTACAGTGGTCCCTCCACCCACGGCACAGTCTTCCAGTGTCACCGTTTGCATGTCCAATAACGAGATGGAACCAGGTGTGGAGGCAGATGCTTATGCCGGAGATGACGAGTCCCAGATGCACGGCAGTGATCTGACACCTAGAGGATGTCCAGGTCCGTCTATTCCAACGGAATATGTGAGAGGGAAGCTTTACAGGTGGGTGTTGATTTGGGCCAACAATTTAAAAGAATTTTGTTGACCGTTGCATAATTTCAGATATGAAGATTCCGAGGGATCGCAGCTGGTCAACCAGCTAAATGAGGCTCACCAAAGTACCGAGCCCATGATGATCGATGACTTCCATTTGGATGTGTCACCAACAACGCCGGCCCAATCTATAATGTCCACCAGTGTGCCTTCCACCTTTCCTCGGGTGTACAAATCGGCAAAGGCCAAATGCTCGGCTCGAGGGGCAGGATCTAGTGGCCTCCACTGCGGTTCTCAGTTACCCAGGAGTTCTGTTTTTGGCCGTTCATTGATGCAGTCGGTACAGAACACGCCCTCAACCTTGCAGAAACTTCAGACCACGACGGTTGGTGGCCATATTCAGCCCGGATCTACTGGCCAACGAAAGCTCCAAATGGAACCGTCCCTACACGGTGCAGTCCGCAAGCTAAATCGCTTGAATTCGGCGAAATCAGGATGCGTTCACCAGCAGTCGGGCAATATGTCAGCAGTTCAGACAGGTCGCGTGAGCAGGCCAGGAAAAGCTACTAACTCAGTACAGAAACAGCAGTCAAATCATACGTGAGTCATAACATAAGCACTTTTCCAACTTTCAAATCCATtatcactttaaaaaaaactcaGAAAATATTTACATGAATTTAATTATCTATTCTGACTTGTATCTAAAATTGAACCATCATGAACCCCACTGATTATACTTTTTTCTTAGTTGCAAGGCGGGCAAAAGTACCGCGAGCAACAGGATGGGCACCCCCACTCCTAAGCAACCCCATGGCACCGCGCAGCGAATGATCCCAAGAAGCACCAACGCTTCCATGATGCGTCAAACAGAGGTTAAGCGGGTAATAATATATCATTACTATTATAATACTATAATAATCTGCAATCTATTTACAGCGCATGAGCCTGATGCGCGGTGACAGCGATGCGGATCTGCTCTATAATGAATATCTCTTCAAATGATTTGCAGCTGAATTGCATGGATTTGTTGCttctatttaaaatataattatttctCTAAACTCAATAGcccaacaaaaaaaactatttgtaCTTATTTTCCTCGAGGGTTAGAAATTTGATTGAAAGCCAATTCTACTCACCGGTGACGAGTCCATGATCATCTTCACCACATCGGCTCCAAACTTATCCTTGTACTGCTTGCCCAGTCGCTCAGAGATTTCGCTCAGCGAAGTAAGCTTGGGTTCCTTGTACACGTACTCGATGGCATGGTCCTCTTcaaagtacatctaaaaatacaaaaatgaaTTATTTAGATATACAAAGTATTGTGAGATCGCTTACCATTCCATAGAAGACGACTCTGTAAAAGCGACCCAACATTCTTTTCCCAGAACGATTCACCTCCACGATCTTGTTATAGGCTTGAGTGAGATGTTCGTAGCAGTGAGCCAGGTCCAGAAAACTACGATCCCTTTCGTACATGGGCAGGATGAGTTTGTAGAGCTCTCCAAGGCACTCGAATCTTTCAGCGCGATCCAAGAAATCGGCACACTGCTTCAGTTGCTCTAGGAGCATTTGTTCCGTGTACTGGGAATCCTGAGCACCTGCATCCAGTTTAAGACCCTGCTCATCTCGGGGTATATTCGTAGATATCTTTTTGAAAGCGGTGGATGACCAACTGAGAGTGCAACCTCCTTTTAAACGAAGATATTCGCACATTAAAGCAGCTATATGCAGATGACAGCAGGCAGCCTCCGAGAGATTTCCATTCTGCTCGTGATTCCTGGCCATGGTCACCAGCCAAGTGTGCCGAAGCTCTGGGGTGGAGGCATATGAATTGGCCAGAGAGTACTGTAGTTCAAGCAACCTTTCGGGGTCCATATGATGAGCCTGCATTTGGGCTGTGGCCATAAGTACAGTGCGCACTCGACGAGTTAGATCCTTGACCTCCATGGGAAAACCTGTGCCCTTCATCGCCTTATCGCTATTCGCATAACTATTGATTATGGACAGGCTTTCCTGAAACCTGGCATTGTTCAGTCCAATTACGTTGCCAATCATCTGCGATACTGAGATTATAACTTGCAGGTGAACTCGGGTTAGCGCTTTTCTACCACTGAACTCAAAGTTACTGCGCATAAGGAGATACAAAACAGCGCACGACTCATGGCGAATCTCGACCAGGCGACTATCGCAGGCTTTAAGGAGCTCATAGACCATCTGACCACACAACATAGCATTGCCTTTGAACAAGGCCACTGCGTAGTTGTTAATAAAAGCTCTTAAAGCAGCGAAGACGTGTTTGGAGAGTCTTTCTGATTGGCCCAACTGCAGGAATCTCAGGTAAACCCTGGCCACCTTGGGCAAGATGAGGCTTTCTGCCAGGAGTTGTCTGAACTGCAGGACATACATCCCTAAGCAATCCAATATTATCATGCCCACTTCAGTGGCCAAATTGGATTCATAAAGAGCCAACTGACTCCTGGCCAGAGTGTCCATATCCTCTAGTAGATGTTCCCTGGTTTGATTCAGAGTTCCACTGTTTGGCTGCTGTTCCTGGTTGACGTTTTCCAACCCTGTGGGTGGTTGTGTCCTCGCTGGAAGAGTATTGGCCTTAGCCGAACGTCCTTGGCGGGTGTCTGGATTTATCACCACACTTTTCTTGCCCACATAGCGAAATTGCAAGAGGCAAAGATCCAGAATGGATAGAAACTGCAGGGTCTCGGACTCATTGCAGTTCTGCCACCAGCCCACCATTTGGTCCTGTGAGAGGTGCTTGATGATGAACAAGAAGCCCAGGAGCAGGTCCTTGCTCTCCGCCGAACTGAATTTATCGCAGCGGGAGAGGATCTGTGCGTGGGTAACGCTCACCGAGCGATTGTGTCCATTTCGTAGGGCCACATCTGCATCTCCATTGGTGTAGGCTCCAATTGTGGTCGTGTCCTGAGAGTGCTGAAAATAAGGATGCATGTTAGTGGTGGGCTCACTTGGAATTAAGTGACTAGACCAAAGACTCACCCCCGAATCCGTATTGGAATTTAGTGAGAGATTCGAAATGCCATTGCTAATTGGCTGCCCAGCGATGGCGGCCAGGTAGTTGTGCTCCTTGATGTGAACCGAGGTGCGGTAAGGACTCGGTTGATCGCAGTGCAGGGTCAGTCGGTTCTTCGAACGCGGAGTGGACGTCAGGGAGCCAAAAGTGGAGGAGTCCTTGCTAAACACATAGCTACTGGAACAACTCAAGCGCTTGGTATAGGACGCAGAGTCCGCATAAACATGACCATTGGGCGTACAGGCTCCTGACTCCGAAAGGTCATCAATCCGATGGATGTTGTCCATCACAATGCCCAGCCAGGGAACATAGAGTAGAGCAATCCTCGAGAGCTGACCCCTCTGCTGATATCGGTTGTCCAGCTCGTGTTTGGCCAGCAGATCCTTGAAGATTCCCAGAGCGTGACGCCTCACATGGCCTATTTCATTGAGACTACTCTTCAGTTCCTGAAGAAGCAATCCCGATAAGAAATGCTGCCTGCAGAACTGCTCGGACAAAGTGAAGTGCTGCATCATCTCAGGCGGTCTGTTCTTCGGATTCAAAACAAATGGCAGATTAAGGGGTACATAGTGCTCATGCTGACAGATTTCCTGCAGAAAGTTAAACTTGTATTCGTGAAGTATCCGCGTATTACCAGGCGAAAAGTCTGCCATATAACAGCGAATCAAGCGAAAGACAAATCCTCTGTCCATGTAACTCAGGCATTGGCGCACAAATTTAGCCAAAGAGCGATTCAGCAGATGCGTCTCCTCGCCCAAGTCCTCATATCGAGTGGTTATGTACGGCATTAATACCTTGATCAACTGCTCCACCCGATCGGCGTACTCCTTGGGAAACCGCTCGTTGCGCAGCATTCGAATCCTTCCGGTGGCCAACAAATGTTGAGCCATGCTCTTCACAATCAGATCGAAGAATATCGAGGAGTATCTCATGAACTTGTTAACGATCAGGAAATCGGGATTGCTGGGATTCAGGAGGTAGGGCAAGTGCCTGCACAGTTCTCCATGGACAGTCCTCTGTCTGGCTGTTTGCTGGCTGTAGTAGGGTGCATGGAATACGTATTTCACATAGGCTGCCAAAAGATCGGGTCTCTTGGCCTGATCGCTTATCAAATGGATAATGTTCGTTATCAAGCGGATGACATTCAAGCCTATTTCCTCGGATTGAGTGTGAACCAGCAAGGTGAAGAGCTCATTGAGAACCGTGGGTAAATAGTTAATCAACGATTTCATATCGATGGCATGGGCTGCTTTCAAAATCTTGCACGTTTCCGTTTCCGCCGGCACGGCTCCAGTTTTCCCGCCCTCCAGCAATCTCTCACAGTGTCCAAAAAAGTTGTGCAAGTGCTGATCGGCCGTAAGAACCGTGGAATCCAGACGCAAGCCCACCGTATATAGATTCCTCTGATTATCGATCCACTGGATATCCGGACCGCAGTTCTGCTGAGAAATTGGAAGGGTTTGTAGGCAGCCAAGGGAGGGTTttgggtggtggtggtggtgcagtAAGCATGCAGATCAGTGCGGAGAAAAAAACACAGAGAGAGAGCACAGGTTAGTTGGCAAGTCGGGGAATGAATGGATGTATGGGGCATGAGGTATGTTGGGTAAGAGACAAAACAAACAATTCATGAGTTGATGAACGGCTTTGCGAGGCACACAACGTCTATAACTTACCCCCTTGCCCCATCCCAAGGGCTGAATCGAAAGATAGCCCACTGGCAAGGTGGCAGCCACCGGCAGCTGCTGTTCCTCCAGACAAATTCGGTTCTTCTGGAGCAATGGCAACCAGGCATAACCAATGGGTGTCTCAAAAGCCGCATTTGCTTCCCTCTTCTTGCTCAGATTACAGGACACATGGTAAAAGGAGAAGAGCAGGTGGTGTTCCGGAAACAGACCCAACGGAAGTCGCAGTTTAATCTCCTCGTACCAGGTGGGAGTCACATTGTGATGAAGCACTGGACAGGCTATCTGGGATACCAAAAGATCCTGGCCTGGGCGACCATAAATGCACTGCAATTAAGGGAATGCATTaggaattttaaatatatgtaacataaaattaattttgttcTAACCTTCAAAGGTTTGCTGTATTCCCCATCTCCATCTCGTAGCTCCACCACCACCGTGATGTTCCTGGCTCGGGAGAACAGTTTCTGGCTGTCGAATTGCAAACTCAATGGATACACATAGAGGTGGTTACAGAAGCTCGTATAAGGATGTGCATCCCGTTCGCTTTGGCTCTGGAATTCGGCCAACTCAATAGTGGGCGACTGCTTGGAAGATGGATTATAGGTGGACAGAGGAGCCAGGGATTTACTCAAGCCACAGGGTGTGGTTTGGTCCAGGAACTGCATCTGCATCTTTAGGCTACCAGGAATGATGGTTAGTTTGCTCAGTTTCTCGGGCTTGCGAAAATCGACCAATAGCTTTAGGAGTTCATCGTCCTTAAGCTTTGGTAATTCCTGGCGGTAAATGGGACTGAATTCAAAATCCTTTTTGGGATCCACATCCAATTCGTGGCTGTACTGCTTGAACAGAGGTCTTGCTGCCCAGGCAAAAGGCTGTCTATAATGCCCAATGTGATGAGCGCAGTTCTTTGCCGCTTTGTAGACTTTCTGACCCAATTTCGGATCCTTGCCTGCTTTTAGATAGGGTTCTGCAGCCTGAGCTATTCCAGATTGCAGGAGTTTTTCCACTCGCACTA is a genomic window of Drosophila suzukii chromosome 2L, CBGP_Dsuzu_IsoJpt1.0, whole genome shotgun sequence containing:
- the LOC108017837 gene encoding uncharacterized protein; this encodes MEQIFAFPSHGMGLGLVQMPLQNTVPTAAEYSLNPNAVEFVPSYRQRSELPSTETKTEATSTTTLLHPEIVGDAVNRVDNGFQVKRQLFDLLSQLGDEQMPLDEISVGLLPRGQGLTMTFTTKQADQQLQPPDPMSSIIHERQSLQLAVGDQQKLASRPESVLVAQFLIRVNDILSEKYEYSGDVSVCPKCTLCSNRSYTELEIEHQIEGIKAFEKFFTFTESTRYQDLVSHKAFKELCHKLGLIVSRDQIHINRADSRVSTVVPPPTAQSSSVTVCMSNNEMEPGVEADAYAGDDESQMHGSDLTPRGCPGPSIPTEYVRGKLYRYEDSEGSQLVNQLNEAHQSTEPMMIDDFHLDVSPTTPAQSIMSTSVPSTFPRVYKSAKAKCSARGAGSSGLHCGSQLPRSSVFGRSLMQSVQNTPSTLQKLQTTTVGGHIQPGSTGQRKLQMEPSLHGAVRKLNRLNSAKSGCVHQQSGNMSAVQTGRVSRPGKATNSVQKQQSNHTCKAGKSTASNRMGTPTPKQPHGTAQRMIPRSTNASMMRQTEVKRRMSLMRGDSDADLLYNEYLFK